The DNA region CGGCGACCAGCGCCAGCACCACGGCCAGCGCCAGGGCGGTCAGGCCGAGTTGGACGGTCGGCCCGAGCTGCTCGCCGATCAGCTCCGAGACCGGCCGCTGGAGCTGGTACGACTCGCCGAGGTCCCCGGTCAGCAGGTGGCCGAGGTAGGTGGCGTACTGGACCGGCACGGGCCGGTCCAGCCCGTACTGCTCCTGGATCGCCGCCTTGACCTCGGGGCTGGCGGCGGTGCCCGGCCCGAGCATGACGGTCACCGGGTCGCCCGGGATCAGCTGGAGCGCGGCGAAGGCCACGGTCGCCGCTCCGAGCAGCACGGCGAGCGCGCCGAGCAGCCGGCGCAGCACGGCGCGCAGGACGCGGACGGCGGCGGGCGGGCGGACGGCCGCCGGGGTGGCGGCCGTCGGGTGGGTGGTGGTCATGCCTCAGTCCCAGGAGGTCGGGTGGCGGGTCCGGGGACCCGTGCGGCGGGATCGGCCGCACGGGTCGCCGGGGTACTCGATCGGTCCGTCCGGATGCCCACCGGGCCCGGACGGAGGGTCACTTGGCGAGCCAGGCGTCGTGGAACGCCAGCCAGGTGTTGGGGTCGGCCGTCAGACCGCGGACCTTGGCGGAGGTGCCGACCACGGCGGTGCGCACGTACAGCGGGACGATCAGGCCGAGGTCGATGGCGCGCTGCTGGGTCTTGCCGTAGACGTCCTGGCGGACGGCCTTGTCGAACGTCCCCTTGCCGGTCGTGGTCCACTCGTCGAGCTGGGCGTCCTGGTAGAACGTGGCGTTCTGGCCGCCGGTGGACGGCTTGCTGGAGCTGTGGAAGTAGAGCCGCAGCACGTCCGGGTCGAACCGGGCCCAGCTGTAGTCGGCGATGTGCTCCTTGCCGCCGTAGGTGTTGGCGATGAAGGTGCCGATGTCCAGGCGGGGACGGGTGATCTCGACGCCGATCTTCTTGAGGTCGGCCTGGATCGCCTGGCCGAGCGTCTCGCGCTGCTCGCGGACGAACTCGGCGGGCGGCAGCGGCCACTCCAGGGTCAGTCGCTTGCCGTCCTTGGTGCGGTAGCCCTCACCGTCGCGGGCCGTCCAACCCGCGTCGTCCAGCGCCTTGTTGGCCGCCGCCTGGTCGTACGGCCAGGACTTCTCCAGCGCCTTGTTGTAGTACGGGGTGCTCGGTCCGACCGGGCTCCAGGCGCGCTTGTAGACGCCGAAGTAGACGGACTGGACGTCGGTGTCGAGGTCGATGCCGCGCTGGACCGCCTTGCGGACCAGCGGGTCGTCCAGCGGGGCCTTGCTGGTGTTGAGGACCAGCCCGTAGTTGGCGCCGGGCGCGTCGGTGGCGATGGTGCGCAGCTTCGGGTCGCCCTGCACGGTCTTGACGTCGGCCGGCGGGATCGGCTCGGCCACCTGGACCTGGCCGCTGTTGAGCGCGCCGACCCGGACCGAGTCCTCGGTGAGGAAGCGGATGGTGAGCTTCTCCAGGTAGGCCGGGCCCTGGTGGTTGGCGCTCGGCGGCGCCCAGTTGTAGTCGGGGTTGCGGGTGAAGACGGCGCTCTGGCCCTTGGTGTAGCTGCTGAACACGAACGGGCCGGTGCCGACGTCGGCGGGGCCGCCGGCGCCCAGCTTGGAACCGTTCTCCTTGATCGTCTTCGGCGAGTAGAAGCCCAGGTAGGCGGTGCTCGCGGCCTGGAGGAACGGGGCGAACGGCTCGCTGAAGGAGACCTTGACCGTCCGCGTGTCGACCACCTCGGTGCCGGTGTACGGGCCGAGCAGGCTCGCCGCGTACTGCGACTTGGTCTCCTTGGCGACGATCCGGTCGAAGTTGGCCTTCACCGCCTCCGCGTCGAACGGCGTGCCGTCGGTGAACTTGACGCCGTCGCGCAGGTGGAAGGTGTAGCTCTTGAGGTCCGGCGTGATCTCCCAGGAGGCCGCCAGCCAGGGCTTGAACTCGCCCGTCGCGTCCTGGTGGACGAGCGAGTCGAAGACGTTGCGCTGGACGGCTCCGGTGATGTCCTGCTGGCTGACGTGGATGTCGAAGGAGATCGGCTCGACGTCGGTGGCGTAGGTCAGTGCCCCGCCCTGGACCGGCTTGTCGTCGGCGCCGTCCTGGGCCGCTCCCGGACCTCCGGATCCGGAGCCTGAGCTGCAGCCGGCCAGAAGCAGCACCCCGGCAGTGAGGGCGGCGAGCAGCGGAAGGGGCCGGGGCCCGGTGATGGGCATGCTGATGACTCCGTGTTGGTGGGAGGAACGGGCTGGGGAATGCCGAGAAGCTATCGGCGGCCCGACCCCCGCGGACCCCTACCGGACCCCTAACCCGACCCTTACGGCGGGGGCAAGGGGTGGTGGTCACGGGCGGTCGGCGGCCTCGCGCGGGGCTAGTCCGACCGGGGGTGTTCGTATGCGGCGCATCAGGGCGAGGGGGCTGCACGGGGCGGTTCCCGGGCGGCTCCGGGGGCCGTTTCGAGGGCGGCTCCGGGGCGGCTCCGGGGGCCGTTTCGAGGCGGGCGTTTCCCGGGTGGGGCGGCGTTCGGGCGCGCGGGTTCGGGCGCGCCCGGGCCCCGGTGCGCCGGGCCCGGGCGCGGTGCGTCCGCTCCGGCGGCGGCGCCGGAGCGGACGGCGGTCAGGCGTCGTGGTGGTGGCGGCGCGGGTAGCGGGGGACGGAGCGGCGGTGGGCGATCCGCCAGCCGTCCGGGGTGCGGGTGTACACGTCGAAGTAGTCGCCGTTGTGGACCGAGCCGTCGGGCAGGATCGCCAGGTAGCGGCTGCGGCCCCGGACGGTGCCGTCCTCGTCGACGCCGAACACCGAGTCCAGGGTCTGGTGGTCCGGGTGGTCCTGCCCCAGGTCCCGGGCGAACACCCGGATCTTCTCCAGGCCGGTGAACACCGCTCCGGTGCGGGCGAGTTCGATCACGCCGTCCTCGGCGAACACCCCGGCCAGCGCCTCGGCGTCCGCGTTGTCGAAGGCGTGCGAGAAGCGGGCGAGCAGCTGGCGCAGCTGTTCGGCGTCGGCCGTGGAGAGTTCGGGGGCGGTCATGGTGGTCCTCCTGAGGGTGGGTTCTGCCGAAACGGGGGGGAGGGCCCGGCCGACGGCGGTGCCGGCCGGGCCCCGGGGGGCGGGAAGGGGACGCGACCCGCGCGCGGCGGGTCAGACGGTGGCGGGAGCCAGCTGCTGCACGATGCCCAGGCGGTCGGGCAGCACGTTGTAGCGGACCACCTTGCCGTCCCGGACGGTCAGCCAGCTGATGCTGTGGCCGACGAACGAGCGCCCGGTGGCCGGGACACCGAAGACCGGGCCCACGTGCACGCCCTCGATCCGCCAGAAGGCGATCACCCGGTCGCCCTCGGCCACCAGGTCCTCGACGACGGCCTTGACGTCGCGGACGTTCTCCCAGAGCCAGCGCAGGTGCTCACGGAAGTCCTCGCGGGTGCCGCTGCCGCCCGGTCCGACCCGGGTCTCGTCGGCGGCGTCCTCGGCGACCAGCTCCTCCAGCAGCTCGACCCGCTGCTCGCTGACCAGCTCGTGGTAGTAGCGCTCGACCACGGCCTTGTTCGCCTCGATGCTCATCGGTGTTGCTCTCCTCGTCAGTTGGGAAAAACCATGGGGTACTGCGGTGGTGCGGCACTGCGGTGTTGCGGTACTTCGGTACTTCGGTACTTCGGTGTTGCGGTACTTCGGTCCTGCGGTCCTGTCGCGCGGCCCCGGGCCGGAGGAGGTCAGCGGCCCCGGGCCGGCGGGGGCAGCAGGATGCCGCCGTTGGCGCTCAGGCCCCCGTCGACCGGGACGGTCACCCCGGTGACGTAGGAGGCCGCCGGGGAGGTCAGGAACCAGACCACCTCGGCCTGTTCGCGCGCCTCGGCCCACCGCTGGGCGGGGATGCGGCGGGTGATGAACGCCGAGAACTCCGGGTCGGCGACCTGCCCCGCGGTCAGCCCGGTGACGGTGCCGCCGGGCGCGATCGCGTTGATCCGGATGCCCTCGGCGGCGTAGTCGATGGCCGTGCCCCGGACCAGGTTGATCACGGCCGCCTTGGTCGCGTTGTACGCCCAGGTACCCGGGTCGCCGCGCAGGCCGGAGACCGAGGAGGTGGCCACGATCGCCCCTCCCCCGGCCTCCCGCAGCGCCGGCACCGCCGCCCGGATGCCCAGCACCACGCTGCGCACGTTGACGGCGAAGAGCCGGTCGAACCGCTCGACCGCGCCCGGCGCCTCCAGCGGACCGCCGCCGCCGGTACCGGCGTTCAGCACCGCCGCGTCCAGCCGTCCCCACCGCTCCTGGGCGAGGGCGACCGCCGCGACGTTGGTCTCCTCCGCGGACACGTCACCCGCCAGCGTCGCCACGCCGTCCAGCTCGGCCAGCGCCTCCAGTCCCGCCTTGTCGACGTCCACCGCGACCACGCGGTGCCCGCGCTCCACGAACAACCGGACCGTCGCCTCGCCGATCCCCGACGCTGCCCCGGTGACCAGCACTACCGGCTCCGTCATGCCTGCTCCTTCCCTTCCTGATGGATGTCGCGCCGCCCGCCCCGGGCGTCGTGCCCGGTGCGCTCGGTGCGTTCGGTTCCCTGTTCCGTGCGCCGGGGCCGGGCGCCGCACGCCCGGCCCCGGCCGGAGGCGCTCAGCCCTGCTCGATGCGGTCGATCCACCCGCGGACGGCGTCCGCCGTCGTCGGGGTGTGCTGCTCCAGCACGGTGAAGTGGTCGCCCGGGATGTCCAGCACCTCGTGCGGCACCGGCCAGTAGGCCCGCCAGTCCTCGCGCTCGGTCGCGTCGACGACCATGCCGCGCAACGGGGTGTCGGCGCGCAGCGCGAGGATCGGCGCGGTGACCGGGCTGGGCTCCCAGCCGGCGAAGACGTTGTTGTACCCGCCCATCGAGGTGAGGCTGGAGTCGCTCCAGATCATGTCGTACAGCTCGATCCGGTCGATCATGCCGCCGAGCATCGAGTGCAGCCACCACTCGCCCATGCCCTCGCGGGCCGCGCTGTCCATCGGGTACGAGTCCACCAGGACCAGTCCGGCGACCGCCCGTCCGCGCGCCTCCAGCCGCTCGGTGACGGCCTGCGCGACGCAGCCGCCCATCGAACGGCCGATGATGACGAACGGGCGATCCTCGCCGACCAGTTCGAGCACGGTCTCGGTGTGCATGGCGAGGTAGGTGTCGATGTCGTCGGGCAGGCGGTCGGACGGGTCCCAGCCCGGGGACGGCACCACGAAGACGTCGCGCTCGCCCTGGAAGGCGTGGCCCAGCCGGGCGTACTCGTGCGGCCCGGAGATCGCACTCAGCGCCGGGAACGCCACGACGGCCACCTCGCCGTCCCCGCCGGCGAGCCGGATCGGCTTGAGGGCGTGCTCGGCCCGCTCCTCCGTGCCGAACCGGGACCGCAGGTGGGAGGCGACGCCGATCAGCGCGGACGCCTCGGGGAAGCTCCCCTGCGCGGCCAGCCGCCGGTAGAGCGTCGAGAGCGGGTGGCGCGGGTCGTCCACCGGGCCGTCCGAACCGTTCCCCGCGACCGCCGTCCCGGCCGGGCCGCCCGCCGCCGTCCCGGTCCCCGCGGTGCCGGCGGCCCCGGCGGTGCCGGTCTCCGGTCCGCCGGATACCGGCTGCTCCGCGATCAACCCGGTCAGGTACTCGGCGAGGGCGGTCGGGTCGGGGTGGTCGAAGGTGATGGTCGGGGCGAGCCGTAGCCCGGTGGCGGCGGTGATCCGGTTGCGCAGCTCCACGGCGCTCAGGGAGTCCAGGCCCAGCTCGTTGAAGGCCCTGGTGGCCGTGACGGCCGCGGGGTCGCTCCCGAGCACGCCCGCCACCTCGGTGCGCACCAGCGCCAGCACGGCGGCCGGCCGGTCCGCCTCGGCCAGCGCGGCCAGCCGGGACAGCAGCGCGGGCGCGCCGCCGCCGGTCGCCGCCCTGGCGACCCGCCGCGGCGGCGGGGCGAGGGTGCGCAGCACCGCCGGGGCGGGCTGCTGCGCCCGGACGGCGGCCAGGTCCAGCGGCACGGCCACCAGGTAGCCGGTGTCCACCCGGGCCGCCGCCTCGAACAGGCGGGTGCCGCGCTCGGTCGAGATCGTCCGCAGTCCGGCCCGGGCGGCCCGGCGGAGGTCCGCTTCGGTGAGGTGGCCGGTGATGCCGCTGGCCTCCTCCCACTGGCCCCAGGCGATCGACTGGGCGGGCAGGCCGATCGAGCGGCGGTGGGCGGCGAGCGCGTCGAGGTAGGTGTTGGCCGCGGCGTAGCTGCCCTGGCCGGGACCGCCGAGGACGGCGGCGACGGAGGAGTAGAGGACGAACGCGGCGAGGTCGTGGCCGCGGGTGAGCTCGTGCAGGTGCCGGGCGCCGTCGGCCTTGGGGGCCCAGACCGCCGCGAGGCGCTCGGGGGTCAGGGCGGTCAGGACGCCGTCGTCGACGATGCCCGCGGTGTGGACCACGGCCGTGAGCGGGTGCTCGGCGGGGACCGCGCCGATCGCGGCGGCCAGCGCCTCGCGGTCGGCGGTGTCGGCGGCCGCGATCGTCACCGAGGCGCCCAGCGCGGCGAGTTCGTCCCGCAGGGCGGCGGCGCCGGGCGCGTCCGCACCGCGGCGGGAGAGCAGCAGCAGGTGCCGCACCCCGCGCTCGGCCACCAGGTGCCGGGCCAGGATCGCCCCGAGCGTGCCGGTGCCGCCCGTGACGAGCACCGTGCCCTCCGTGTTCCACGGCCGGTCCGCACCGACCTCGGGGACGGCCGCCCGGACCAGCCGGGGCGTGTGCAGCCGGCCTGCCCGCAGCGCGAGTTGGGGCTCGCCGGTGGCGACCGCGGCGGCCAGCACCGCCTCGGAGGCGGGCGTGCCGTCGGTGTCGACCAGGACGATCCGGTCCGGGAACTCGTTCTGCGCGGAGCGCAGCAGGCCCCAGACCGGGGCGGTCCCGAGGTCCGGCGTCTCGGTGTCGTCGACGGCGACGGCCTTCTGGGTGAGGACGACCAGGCGGGCGTCCGCGTGGGACTCGTCGGCGAGCCAGGACTGCACCGCCGCCAGCGTCGACGGCAGGCCGGTCCCGGGGTCGACGCGCAGCGGCTCCCAGGCGGGGGCCGCGGGTGCGCCGGACGCCGGGGTTCCGGGCGCGGGTGCTCCGGCCGACGCGGTCACCCCGGTCGGCAGCTCGGGCCAGTCCAGCCGGAACAGCGCGTCGCGGTCCGCGCCGTCGGCCGGGGCGAGCTGCTCGGCCGAGACCAGGCGGGCCCGGAGCGCCTCCACCGAGGCCACGGGTGCACCGGTCCCGTCCGCGACGTCGATCGCGAGCACCTCCGGCTCGGTGTACCGGAGCCGGACCCGCAGCGCGCTCGCACCGGCCGCGTGCAGCCGGACGCCGCTGTACGCGAAGGGCAGCCGGCTCACTCCGGGCGGGCTGTCGACCAGCCGGTGGTGGACGGTGATGTGGACGGCGGCGTCCAGCAGGGCGGGGTGCAGGCCGTACCGGGCGGCCTCGCCGGCGAGGGTGTCGGGCAGGGCGACCTCGGCGAAGAAGGTGTCGCCGTCCCGCCAGGCGGCGCGCAGGCCCTGGAACCCGGGCCCGTACGCGAGGCCCGCCGCGGCCAGGTCCTCGTAGAGCCGCTCGGTGTCGAGCAGCGTCGCGCCCGGCGGAGGCCAGGCGTGCAGGCCCTCGGGCGGTGCGGCCGGGCCGCTCAGCAGGGTGCCGCTCGCGTGCCGGGTCCACTCGCCGAAATATGTCGACCGGTCTACAGAGGAAGATGAGGAATCGGCAGACCGGTCTACAGAAACGGAATCTGCCGATCGGTCTACATATTCTCCCCGGCCCGCCTGCGGGGCGGGGCGCGAGTGGATGGTGACGGGCCGCAGACCGTCCTCGTCGGGGTCCCCGACGGTCACCTGCACGTGGACGGCGCCGCGCTCGGCGAGGACCAGCGGGGCCTCGACGACCAGCTCGTCGAGCGTGCCCGCCCCGACCTCGTCGCCCGCGCGGATCGCGAGCTCCAGCAGCGCCGTCCCGGGAAGGATCACGGTGCCCTGGACGGAGTGGTCCGCGATCCAGGGGTGGGTGGACAGCGAGAGGCTGCCGGTCAGGACCGCGCCCTCACCGTCGGGCAGACCGACGGCCGCCCCGAGCAGCGGGTGGCCCAGCGGGGCCAGGCCCAGGCCGGCGGCGTTCCCCGTCCGGGTGGCGGCCTCCAGCCAGTAGCGGCGACGCTGGAACGGGTAGGTCGGCAGGGCGACGCCCGAGGACGCACCGGTGCCCAGCAGTGCGGTCCAGTCGACGCGGTGGCCCTGGACGTGTATCCGCGCCAACGCCCCCACCACCGTCCGCGCCTCCGCACGATCCCGCCGCAACGCAGCCACCGTCACCGGACCGTCGAGAATCCCCTCCACCAACCCCGCAAGCGTCCCGTCCGGACCCAACTCCACGAACGTCGAAACACCCTCCGACGCCAACTCCCCCACCACATCCGCAAAACGCACCGCCTCACGCACCTGACGCACCCAATACCCCGGATCCGCCAACTCCCCCGCCGACGCCACCCGACCCGTCACATTCGACACCACCGGAATCGACGGCGCCCGAAACTCCAACCCCTCCGCCACCACCCGGAACTCCGCCAACATCCCATCCAAATGCCCCGAATGAAACGCATGACTCACCCGCAACCGCCGCGAACGACGACCCGCAAAACGCCCCCGAACCTCCTCGACCCCCACCTCATCACCCGACACCACCACCGACAACGGACCATTCACCGCCGCGACATCCACCCCCGCCACCAGAACAGCCCGCACCTCCTCCTCCGACGCCTCCAACGCCACCATCGCCCCACCACCCGGCAACGCCTGCATCAAACGAGCCCGCGCCCCCACCAGAACCGCCGCATCCTCCAGCGACAACACCCCTGCCACATGCGCAGCCGCCAACTCACCGATCGAATGCCCCGCCACGAAATCAGGCCGAACACCCCACGACTCGAACAAACGGAACAACGCCACCTCCACCGCGAACAACGCCGGCTGCGTCCACCCCGTCTCATCCAGACCCACACCCGAAACGATCACCTCACCCACCGGCAACCCCAACGCCCCCACCACCGCATCGAACGCAGCAGCGAACACCGGCTCCGACCCATACAACTCACGCCCCATACCCACCCGCTGACTCCCCTGCCCCGAGAACAGGAACGCCAGACCACCGGCCTGGGCGGTACCGCGCACCACACCCGGAGCATCGAGGTCACGCAGCGCCGCCGGGTCGTCCAGCACCACCGCCCGCTCCTCGAAACTCGCCCGGGTGGTGACCAGGGCGCGCGCCAGGTCCAGCCGGCCGGCCGCGTCCGCCGGGTCGACGGACC from Kitasatospora sp. NBC_00458 includes:
- a CDS encoding ABC transporter substrate-binding protein — its product is MPITGPRPLPLLAALTAGVLLLAGCSSGSGSGGPGAAQDGADDKPVQGGALTYATDVEPISFDIHVSQQDITGAVQRNVFDSLVHQDATGEFKPWLAASWEITPDLKSYTFHLRDGVKFTDGTPFDAEAVKANFDRIVAKETKSQYAASLLGPYTGTEVVDTRTVKVSFSEPFAPFLQAASTAYLGFYSPKTIKENGSKLGAGGPADVGTGPFVFSSYTKGQSAVFTRNPDYNWAPPSANHQGPAYLEKLTIRFLTEDSVRVGALNSGQVQVAEPIPPADVKTVQGDPKLRTIATDAPGANYGLVLNTSKAPLDDPLVRKAVQRGIDLDTDVQSVYFGVYKRAWSPVGPSTPYYNKALEKSWPYDQAAANKALDDAGWTARDGEGYRTKDGKRLTLEWPLPPAEFVREQRETLGQAIQADLKKIGVEITRPRLDIGTFIANTYGGKEHIADYSWARFDPDVLRLYFHSSSKPSTGGQNATFYQDAQLDEWTTTGKGTFDKAVRQDVYGKTQQRAIDLGLIVPLYVRTAVVGTSAKVRGLTADPNTWLAFHDAWLAK
- a CDS encoding nuclear transport factor 2 family protein; translated protein: MTAPELSTADAEQLRQLLARFSHAFDNADAEALAGVFAEDGVIELARTGAVFTGLEKIRVFARDLGQDHPDHQTLDSVFGVDEDGTVRGRSRYLAILPDGSVHNGDYFDVYTRTPDGWRIAHRRSVPRYPRRHHHDA
- a CDS encoding ester cyclase translates to MSIEANKAVVERYYHELVSEQRVELLEELVAEDAADETRVGPGGSGTREDFREHLRWLWENVRDVKAVVEDLVAEGDRVIAFWRIEGVHVGPVFGVPATGRSFVGHSISWLTVRDGKVVRYNVLPDRLGIVQQLAPATV
- a CDS encoding SDR family NAD(P)-dependent oxidoreductase, with product MTEPVVLVTGAASGIGEATVRLFVERGHRVVAVDVDKAGLEALAELDGVATLAGDVSAEETNVAAVALAQERWGRLDAAVLNAGTGGGGPLEAPGAVERFDRLFAVNVRSVVLGIRAAVPALREAGGGAIVATSSVSGLRGDPGTWAYNATKAAVINLVRGTAIDYAAEGIRINAIAPGGTVTGLTAGQVADPEFSAFITRRIPAQRWAEAREQAEVVWFLTSPAASYVTGVTVPVDGGLSANGGILLPPPARGR
- a CDS encoding alpha/beta fold hydrolase — encoded protein: MDDPRHPLSTLYRRLAAQGSFPEASALIGVASHLRSRFGTEERAEHALKPIRLAGGDGEVAVVAFPALSAISGPHEYARLGHAFQGERDVFVVPSPGWDPSDRLPDDIDTYLAMHTETVLELVGEDRPFVIIGRSMGGCVAQAVTERLEARGRAVAGLVLVDSYPMDSAAREGMGEWWLHSMLGGMIDRIELYDMIWSDSSLTSMGGYNNVFAGWEPSPVTAPILALRADTPLRGMVVDATEREDWRAYWPVPHEVLDIPGDHFTVLEQHTPTTADAVRGWIDRIEQG